Below is a genomic region from Tepidiforma bonchosmolovskayae.
TCCGGATTCCCAGCGGCGGGCGGCGTCTTCGCAGGTGGCGCGTGCGGCTTCGCGGGACATGCGCATGGGGTCGGCGCCTTTGGCGGTGTCTGCGGGGTGGCGGTTTCGGTACGGGAATTCGGGCGGGCAGCCGGGGATGGCGGCGTCGGCATTGAGCAGGCGCCTGGCAACCTCGCGGAGGGCGTCGGCGAGGTCGCGGGTGCCGGTGTAGGCGTCGGAGACGAAGACGGCGTGGGGTGCGGTTCCGCCCTCCCAGCGGAGGCGCACGGGCTGGATTTCGCCCTGTTCCGCGAGGGCGAGGACGCCGAGTGCGGCGAGGAAGCCGAGGGGGTCGTTGCCTCGCAGGGCGGGGGCCGGGATTTCAGGCATGGGAGCCTCCGGGTGGCAGCGGGCTGGCCGAGAGGGGCGGCACCTCGCCGGCGTCGGCCCCGGAGCCCCGGGCGGCGGCGAGCTCGGAGTCCTTCATGTCGGCGAGGCGGACGATGGTTTCGAGGAGAGCGAGGCCCCACCAGCCGTACCGGTCGTTGAGCTGTTCGAAGCGGGCGGGGTGCTCCCAGTCAACCTGGTATCGTTCGCCGGGGACGCTGACGGTGACGCCTTCGATGTCGAGGGTGGTCTCGGGCGCGTTGGCATCGTCGATGGGCGGGAGGAGGGGCCGGCCGCGGCCGTGGTGGGCGACGACGAGGTAGTGGACGAGGTCGAGGTCGACGCCGTCGAAGAGGTCGGGGCGGGCCCGGGCGAGGGCGCGGACGAGGCGGGCGGAGACGGCTTCGTGACGGAAGCCGGGAGGGAGCTGGGCGAGGCGGTGGGCGTTGCGGGCGACTGGGTCGCGGGGGTCGCGGCCGGACTTGGCGCGGGGGGTGCCGGCAAGGGCGGCCAGGGCATCGCCGTCGTACAGAGCGGCCTGGAAGCGCGGTTCGGCCTTGCCGATGTCGTGGAAGCGGCCGGCAAGTTCGACGGCGCGGACAAGGTCCGGGGCGAGGCCGAGGCGCTCGGCGAAGTCGCGGGCGAGGTCACCGACGCGGGTGGAGTGGTCGATGAGCGGCACGGGCGTGCCGGCGGAGAGGGATGTCGAGAGCGCGTCGTCGTCGGAGCGGTCCGCGCTGGTGGCGGACACCTCGCGCTGCTCAACGAGGCGGACGACGGGCCTGCCGGCTTCGGCGACGCGCCAGCGGCCGGTCTCCGGTTCCCGTTCGGGGAGGTACGCATCCCACCGGCGCTGGCGGATGCCCTCGGCGGCGTCGCGGTAGAGTCCGGCGAGGGGCTCGGGGACGAGGGACGCGAAGGCCTCGCAGATGGCGGGAAGGGTACCGTCGAGGTCCTCCGGGTCGAGGCGGGCCCAGGCGTCGAGGATACGGGCTTCGGCCTCCGGTTCGGTGGCGTGGGAGAGGGCGATGGACGGCGCGAGGCGAAGGGAACGCCGGCGGCGGGAGGGCGCGAGGTCGGCGACATCGGGCACGGGCCGGGGGGCGGCAGGGTCGCTGCGGCGGCCGGTCCATCCCCAGCGGTCGTGCCCGCCCTCGAAGCTATCGACGATGATGGTGGCGTTCGGCTGGAGTGTACTGGGGGACTGGACCGGGGCAGGCGGTTCGTCGGGCCCGGCGTAGAGGACAGCGCGGGCAACGCGGCCGTTCGACCGGTCCTCGGCCCCGGCCTGCTCGCTGGCGGCGGATTCGATGTCGGCATCGATCGACTCGGATGGTGTGCCCGCAAGAAAGGCGCGCGCCTCGGCGAGGGGGACGGCAACGGTCTCCCAGTCGCTGACGGGGGCGAGGTCGAGCCAGCCCGCCCAGTCTTGCGGGTCGACGTCCCGGGGGAAGGCCCGCCATGCGACGTAGACCTGCGGGGCACCGCCGCGCTGGAAGCCGTGCAGGAACGGGGCCACGGGCTGGTCGACGGCAGGGAGGGGCGAGGTTTGGGCCCAGCGCTCGACGTGGGCGCCGAGGAGGACCGGGGTGAAGGTCGGGTCGACATCGGCGTCGGGCGGGGCTTGCCGGCGGAGCTGGAGGACACCGCGGTAGGAGAAGTCGAGGCTGGCGCCGGGGGAGGCCTGCTCGAGGAATTTCCAGGTCGTCTGCGTGGCCCTGCCGTAGATGGGGTCTTCGTCGTGGGTCTGCGGGCAGTAGACGATGCGCGAGACCGCCTCGTGGGGATTGCCCATGCGTCGGACGCGGCCGAAGCGCTGGACGAGGGATGCGAGCGGGGCGCACTCGGTGACGATGGCGTCAAAATCGAGGTCGGCGCCGACTTCGACCGTCTGCGTGGCGACGAGGCTGAGCGCCGCGCCGGGGGGCGGGCTGCCGCTGCGGAACTGGTCGAGGATTGCGGGGACGAGGCGTTCGCGTTCGAACTCGCGGACCCGGCCGGTCAGGAGCCAGGCAGCGCCGGGTCGGCGCTTTTCGAGGTGCTCGAAGGCAGCCCGGGCGGCCTGGACGGTGTTGCACAGGACGGCGTAGCGGCCGGGCGCCTCGGCGAACCCGGCGAGCCGCTGCGCGAGTTCGGCGCCAAGCGCCCGGTAGCGCTCGACGCCCTTGCCGCGGACGTTGACCTCCTCCAATTCCGTCGGCTTCGGGACCGTGAGGCGCCGCTGCGCGACCTGCGCGGCCGGCGAAACGGCGGCCGTTTCAGTTTCCAGAGTGGCGGTCAGCCGGTCGTTGGCGCTGCCGGCGGTCCGGGCTGTTGCGCTCATGAGGGTGTGCCGCAGATGCGGCAGGGCAGCTTCGGCGGAGGCGCGCTGGAGCCGGCGGACCCGGTCGAGCGTTTCGGCCAGGGGCTCGGCGATGTGGGCTTCGTCGACGACGACCCAGGCGTCGAGACCGCAGAGGGCGGCGTTGATGGGCGCCATCGACGGGGTGACGCCATAGCCGCGGAAGAGCAGCCGGGAGCCGAACTGGTCGACGGTGCTGACGACAACGGCGGGCTGGTGCGGGCGGTCGAGCCAGCGGGCGTCCCACGTCACGCCGCCGCGCATGCGGACGGCTTCGAGGGGCCGGGCATCGGCGCCGGCCAGGCCCTGCAGGGCGGCGGCGACGCGGGCAGCAACCGGGCCGGCCGGTGCGGCCGGGTCGAGCCGCTCGACGAGCTGGCGAGCGAGCTCGTAGCTGCTATCGACGATGACGCGGCGGTCAACGACGTAGATGAGGCGCAGGGGGAGGGTGCGCGCAGCCGGCCCGCGGTCTTCGAGCGAGGCGGCAAGGGCGAACGCCCATGCGATGATGACCGACGTTTTGCCGAGGCCGGTGGGCACGTCGACGAGGTCCGGGACCTCGCCGCCGCAGAGCCGTTCAGCGAGCCGCACCTGCCAGGGGAACGGCTCCCGGCCGGTCACCTCGCGGAAGAATGCCGGAAAGGCCGCTGGCTCAAGCATCGCGCGGTTCGGCCTCACGTGCTGCGGAGGTGGCGGGTGAGGTGACGGGAACGCAGAGGCCAAGGCCGTAGTGGCGCATCGACCCGATCACGACCGGCCCCCTGACCGGCGCGGCGAATCGGAGGTAGAGGTGCCGGTAGGGCCGGAACCCCTCGCGGTGGCCGGGGCGGGTGGTCTCCCGCGGGTGAAGGTCGAGGGCGCCGGGCAGCGTGCCGGAAAAGGGCCGCAGCGCGGAGGTGATTTCGACGGGCTCGGGGAGACCGGAGTTCAGGATGGTTTGCCGGATGAGGGCAGGTATCTCCGTCCGGTCCTTTACGAACCGGTCGAGGACGGCGGGGTAGGCCGTGACCCAGGTATCGGACGGCCGGGTCCACCGCCAGGCCTGGAGCGCCAGCGGGGCGCGCCGCTGTTCCACGGGCGCAAGCCGCTGCAGCGTGAACTGTCCCAGTACGGGCGAAGAGAGGCCGCGCTCGGCGGTGGCGCCCAGCGCCCACCAGAGGTCGCGGAGGTCGGCCGGTTCCAGTTCCGGGACGGCGACAGCCAGGCCGATGATGTGGCCATCGGCGTGGGGGTGGCCGACGAACGGCAGCGCGAGGAATGCGCAGCGCGGTGATTCGGACGGGCCGTGCCCGTGCACGGCAGGGAGGGGCCGGGGGAGGTTCGCCATGACCGCCTTGCGGAGGAGGTCGGTGAACTCGACGGCATGGCGACCGTCGCGCTGTGGGCCGCCGAGGGCGAAGATGACGAGTTCGCGGAACGGGCCGCGGATTGTGGGAGGATGCGAGCGGCGGACACGGGGCCGGTAGTCGACGTAGGCGCCCACTGCCCAGGGGTCGCCCGGTTTCCCGGCGTTTTTCCGCTCGTGGGCATCCCGGAGTGCTGCCAGGGCGCCGCTGAAGGGCACGCGGACCGGGTAGGTGGGAAGGTCCGTGCTCTCCGGGTCTTCTTCCCGGGAGCTGGCCGGGACGAGGACACCTTCTTCGAGGACCCCCGCGTCGACGACCTCGACGATGACCGGGGAGGTCGAACGTCCGAGGTAGGGAACGCGACGGCAGAGTGACGCCAGGAGGGCGCGCTCGGCGTCGGTGAGCGGGTCGTCCTCCCAGCTATAGAGGATGTCGGGCGAGCGGGGCACGAAGCGCGCCCAGCCGCGGGCGCCGTTTGCTAACCTGCCGGGCAGGCTGGTCGACTTCGCCTCTTCGACTTTTTTCGCGGTCTTATTGATCGGGACCCAGGCCTGGCGTTCGAACGCCATCTCCGGGGCATCGGCGAGGGCCGGGGGATCGGCGACGATGGCGGGCGGCTGGAGCTGTTCAAGCTTTTCGAGGAGCTCGACTTCGGGCGGGTCGGTGTGGTCGGCCACGGCGACGAGGGCGGAGAAGAGCCGCATCCACGAGGGCGGCCACTCCGCAGCGCCCGGGTCCTCGGGCGCGCCGCCCTCGAAGGTTTCGCCGAGGAGCTGGCACCGGATGGCGAGCATGGTCAGCCCTCGGCGTCGTCGAGGCCCCGGGCAGTGAGGACGTTGCGGATGACCTCGGCGAGCGGCCCGGATGGCGAGACGACCACGGGTTCAGCCTGCCAGGCGACGCCAGCCGCGGCGAGCCGCTCGCGAGCGAGGTCGACAAGCTGCACGGCGTCATCGCGCGAGAGTTCGAGCGGCTCGGTCCGGGCGCCGCGCTGGACCCACTCCAGGGATTCGTTGCGCAGGACGAGGTCGGAGCCTGAGCGGAGGTGGATGCCGGCGCCGCCGAAGGCGAGCCGGTCGCCGGCGAGGGCGAGTGCTGCAAGCGCTGTGCGGCCAGCGCGGTTCACCGCTTCGTCGCGGAAGCGGAGCCGCGCGAGGCCGGTGAGCGAGAGGACGCCGAGCCGGGAGATGGAGCGGACGGCGACGCCGCCGAACTCATCTTGAGGAGTACCGGCCTTTGGATTGGTACCGTACCCCAAATTGGACAGGGTGGTCACCTGTGATTTACTCTTTTTCGACTCACCGATGCCTTGCCAGTCTGAACGATTAACCTCGTACTCCGCTGGCAGTACTAGAGGATCAATCTTAATGGCAGCTCTTCTTCCACGCTCAGGTTGCCAGCCGATCATCTCGGAAGTGTACGAACGCGCTATCCTTAGTTGCGTCCTTTTTCCTTGCCAGGAGTCCCAGAAGCCGTAGATCAAATCGGTCGGACTGAAGGCAAGGTAGGCATCCAAGGATGAGTCCGTAGCGTCATTCAGTGCCTTACCGACCTCTGTTTCTCCAAATTTTTTTCCTCCCACTATCCCATGGATTATGTAGGCGTCTCGGCTTCGGTGTGGCACTGAGAGGTTGCTGAGCTCAAGAACGTTGCCATCGAGTTCGAAACGCCACAAGATGCGGGGCAGCCGGAGCCGGTCGGCCACGCGGTCGAGGGCGGCTTCGCACCGGTTGGCCTGGGACTGGTAGGAGTCGAGGACGACGACCTCGACCGGGGTGCCTTCGGGCGACCAGCGGCGCTCGAAGTGGTAGCGCGTCCCGTTGCTCTCCATGTAGGTCGGGGGGAAGACCTTGGCGCCGGGACCGGCCTGCGGTTCGTATTCTGCGCGGATGCGGATTGCCGCGTCGTCGCTCTGGAGCGTCACCGCCGCTGCGAGCCGTTCGTACAGTGCATCGAGATCCGCCATGTGCACGGCCATCCTTTCGAGACTCCCGGCCAGGCCGGCGGGTCGCCGGGGCCGGACGGCGGCAGTCTACCCGGCCGGGCCGCAGCACCGGAAGGCCTTTGCGCAAAGACGACAACAGGTGTCGCGGGCGCGCCCGGCGGGCGGACTCCGCGGGCGGGGCCGCCGGCCGGGAGGGGTGCTGCTGTTTAGTTGAATGCGCCGGTTTCGAGGTCGGCGAGCATCCGCTCCATGAGCTCCGGGCCGTAAGGGGTCGGGTCGAAGTGGATGAGGTAGAAGGTCCCGTCGTGCATGCCGGCGTAGCGGGCGTTGCGTGTGAGCGAGGCGATGGCGAGCGGGCCGCGCCGGGGCAGGGGGATGAACTTCGTGCCGCCCTCTTCGAGGGCCCGCCTGAAGTCGTCGTCGACCTGGGCGGCGTACTGCAAGGCGATGGGGACCAGGTGTTCTTCGGGCATGAGGTTAAAGAGCCTGGTCCAGGTGAAGAGGTCGTCGGCGCCGAGCACCTGGCATGCTGTGCAGGTGGTGGGCAGCTGCAGCCGGGCGGACTTGCCCGGCACCCTGCCGAACCAGCGGGCGTACTGGAGTTCGAGCGCGGCGCGGAGGCGGTGGAACCGGCGCCGAGGGCGCTGGTTTGGGCCGACCGCGTAGTGCTGGCCGCACGGCCAGATGAGCACCAGTTCGCCGGTCTCGATGTGGGTGACGTAGTCGTGCGGCGGATGGTTGCGCGGCAGGTCGGTCGTCTCCCAGGCCCGGCGGAGCGGGCCGGCGCCGGAAATGGGATTCGTCAAACGTACCCTCCTTTCGAAGCTGTTCTGTGGATGCCGACGTGGACGGGTGGGGAAGGCGGCCGGCCCGGGCGAACCGGGGGGCGCCCGGAGGACGCGGGCCACATGGCCAGGTGCGATGGGACGAAGGCCCTGCCGAGGCAGCCGGCGCTGCAGCCGGGGGTTGGGCGAGGGCTGCGCAGCCGGCGGCGGGACCGTGGCCGCGGGACTTCGAACGCGGGACGGGCGCCGGTGGGCGGCGGGACGGGCGGACGGGGCGGAGACGCGCGTGGACCCGATGTCGCAAAACCTCTTCGAGGGGACGGCTCCGAAGGGGGAGCGTGCGGCTACGCGGGCCGGAACGGGCTGTTGATGGGCGGTGCGTGACGGGCGGAGTCAGTGCTGACGCATGGGGGCGGCGGGAGATGCCTGCCGGGAGAATGCCGGCTCAGGGCTCCCGGGCACGCCGGGGGATGCGGGCCGGTTTCCGGAGCGGGAACAGCGGCCGGGAACTTCCTGAGCTGAGGGACGATGGAACCGGCTGCCCGGGGGAGCGAGGACAGGGGCCTTCCGTCCGGGCGGCGGGACACCCGCTGGCGTCGGACGGGGCGCTGCTCACCCCTTCCTGTCCGACGCGCGGCGGAGGGCTTCCCGGATGGCGTCTATCCAGTTCTTTGTGGCCTTTTCATCAACGACGAGGTACTTCAGGGTCCTCGGTCTGTAGTGCTCGACTGGCATGTATTCGACCCCGAGCAGGACACAGCCGCCGGGGATGGCAACCGGCTCCCGAAAGGTGAACCCGCCCTGGTCCCATTCGTAGTAGCGGAAGCGGACCTTTCGGAAGGGCTTTCTTGCCTCGAAGAGGGTGTAGCCGCCGGGAGGGGCGCGAAGCTCGGGTATCGGTTTTCCGCCCGACAGCACCGAGGCGAACAGGTGCGGCAGGGTGACCGGAACGCTGGAGCCGATGTAGGTGCTCGGCACAATGCCCTCGGTGTCGGTGAAGGCGACGGTTGGCGAGTAGACCCCTCCCAGGAGCGGGGCGTCGCGCGGCCACTGGACCGGTCGGCTGATGAACTCGAGGAACTCAGCGTCCATTGTTTCCTCCCCTTCCATGGTTACCCGCGACGCCCTCGCGGGGTACGAGCCCGCAAACGGGCAGCGGGACGGAACGTTGCTGCGAGAGCTGACTGCCGCGGGGGGGTCCCGGTGACCTCGCGGCGGGCCGGCGTTACGGGCGGGTGTCGAGCCGAACGCCTCAGAAATCCCTCTTGCCAGAGAGGGCGGCGGTCGCCTGCATCCGTTCGACCCAGGGAATGCAGCCCGATGAGGGCTGCGGGAACCACGGCTCTCCTGGCTGCGTGCCGGGGCGGTGTTCATACCAAGTCGGGGCCGGGTAGCCGCCGCGGACCTCTACCGTGATGTCGGTGGCGCAGGTTCCGGCCGGGTAGCGGAGGGTGAGGGTGTAGACGGCATCGTAGTCGGGCACGCGGAAGCGGATGCCGGCGGCGGTGAGCCGATTCTGGTCGTCGACCTCGATGAACGGCTCGGCGGTGTAAGCGACGGCACCGCGCGCGGCCCGTTCGAGCGCGCGGACGGCGAACCAGAGGCCACCTTCGTTGACAGTCACGCGTTTCCCCCTTTTCGACCTGCGGGCGCAGGTGGCTGGATGTGTCGGCGGAGCGGATGCGCCGGGCGGGCGGTCGCGGCGGGGCATCTGCGCATGAGCCGATAGCATTCTCGCATACGGCGGCGACACCTCCTGTCGTTTGGGCGGGGGATGGGGCCGAGGAGAATTGCGCGGAGCGCGGAGCCGCCGCGACCCAGAGCGGTGGAGCCGAGTGCATTGCGCACCAGCCCCGGGCGGCCCATTCTGCGGTTTACGGAGGAGATACGCCGGCAGGCGCGGACGAGCGGGTGCCCGGCACGCGGCCGCCCCGGGCCGGGGGCATCCGCGTCTGCCCGCGCCGACCCCGAGCAGCGGTCCAAGCGAGCAGCACCCTGGCAGGAACGGGCTCAGGAGGCAGCCGCGGCCGCGGACCCGGCGCGTTCGAGAGCTGAGGTGATGACCTCCTGGGCGATGGTGCGGTCGAGCTGGTCGTGCTGGTGCTGATTCTGGTAGGTGCGAAGGCAGCCGTAACAGGAGCTGTGCTCGCCGCATGCACTGCAATTGCAGACCTCAAGGGCCTCACGCATCACGCACGCGAACTGTTCAAAGGCGGAGCGGGCGAGGCCGGCGCCGCCCGGCACGTTGTCGTAGAGGACGAAGACTGGCTGGCCGGCTTCGAGGTAGGTGAGACCCCCGAGGTCGTCGTCGCCGGCTTTGAGGAACCGCCGGGCGCCCTCGCGGAGTGCAGCGAGGACGGACGCCCTGGCCGAATCGGCCGCCAGGTCCTGGTCGACGAACTTGAACTCGGCGATATCGGAGGTGAAGAGGTGGCCGAGGTCGACCCGCGCGAGCGTTTTGGTGCACTTCTGCCCGGTGACGGGGTGCTTATGGCTGCCGTTGCCTTCGCGAGTTGGCGCGGCAGCACCGGCCGTCGCGAAGCCGCAGGTATGGCAGAGCCGGAAGCCCCTGCCGTAGGCGTTGTTGATGACGGCGAGTGAGCCCTGCCTGGTGAAGCGGCCGAGCACGAGGTGGGCCGAAGGCGGCCCGAGGACACAGGTGCGGTCCTGCTGGGGGCCGAAGTCGTAGAAGAGCATCCGGGAGGCGAAGATGCGGGGAGGGCGTTCCTCGCCGAGGCCCTTCCGCGGCGGGGGTGCAGCGACGAAGCCGAAGACCGGGTCGACGAACGTCCTGTTCATGGTCTGCCCGTGGCACTGGGGGCAGGAGCCGCCAGCCTCGGGGTCGAGGTAAATGCGGTTGCAGCGTTCGCAGACCGCGTACTTCCGTTCGGGGAGCTGCCGGTTGGGGAGCAGCTGCAGACCGGCGGATTTCCAGAATTGCTTGGCGGCGACGACCCCGGAGCCGGGCGCGTACTCAGAGACGGCGACCCTGAGGTCGCGCTGGAGTTCGATGTCGCGGGCGACCTCGGCGGAGACGTGGGCCGTTTTGAGCGGCACGACATCCACCGGGAACCCGTACTTGGGCAGCACGTTGGCGCTGGCGAGGGTGCCGAGGAGCTCGGCCCGGCTGATGGTGTTGAGCACCTTCTGGTAGCGGTCGGCCTGCTGGAAGCGGTGGTTCGCCGCAGCCTCGTCCATTAGTCGGCGGTACTGCTGCATATCGGCGATCTTTTCCCGCTCAACCCGGGCGAGCGGCGACTGGAAGGGGTCCGGGTCGGCGAGGGCTGCCGCCCAGGCCCAGTCCTGGACGCCGAGTTCCTCGTGGAGTTCGGGCGGGACAATGCGCGTGAGTTCGTCACGAAGGCCCGCGTCACGCGAGAGGAGGTACTGGCGGAACTCCTCGCAGGGACTGCCTGCGCCGTCGCCGAAAAACTTCTCGACGACCCGGGGCCATTCCGGGGATTTCCCGTAGTTCGTCCTGAGGAAGCGGGAGAGCGCGACAGAGTGGACGTGGCGGCGGACGATGGGAACGTTGCCGGACGGGATTTGCGGAGCCGGGACTTTGCCGGCGACATAGTTAAGCGGGTAGGCGAAAACCTGTCGGTCGTGGGGGCGGAGCTGGGCAAACGTGACGATGAGCGCTGCGGACGAGGCTCTGCGCCCGGCGCGGCCAGCGCGCTGGACGTAGTTCGCGGCGCTGGGCGGCACGTTGCGCAGGAGGACCACCTCGAGTTCGCCCACGTCGACGCCCAGCTCGAAGGTTGTTGAGCAGCTCAGGACATTGACGCGGCCGTTTTTCGAGACGAAGTCGCCCTGGATTTCGGATGCCTTTTGGGTGGACCACTGGGCCGTGTGCTCCTCGGCATACATGGGGCCGAGCGGAGGCTCCTGGTACATCGCCCGGTAGTGGTCGAGCGGGAGCTCCGAGGCCGGCTCCAGGCGGCCGCTGCAGCGGAATGACGGGCAGACGCCGGCGACGGCTGCCGGCTCGATCGTTCCGCAGGACGAGCACTGGAGGAGCGCCCGGGGCGGACGGAATTCCCAGGAGTTCGGGTTGAGCCTGTAGACGATGCCGTGGTTCGGTTCGTTTGACGGCTGGAGGATGCTCCTGAACGGTGAATCCTGGTCTGACAGGTATCGCCAGATGTCCTGGAGCAAGGCGCGAGCGGTGGTTTTGCTCTCGCCGACGGAGGCGGTCGGGTTCTTCGCCTGGTGGATGCGAACGAGGTAGTCGAGGCGCCGGTTAATGGCAGGATGCTGTGGGACCCAGCTAAGGATTTCGAGTTCGGCTGTCCTGGCAGGCCCGTCCTGCCGCACCGCGTAGCGCTTGTTGCGTGGTTCGAAAATCTCGCTCGAGACGTCGACCCCCTGCGGCATGCTGACCACCTGCGCGGCAAGCAGCGTTTTCAGGAGCTCTTCGAGGAGGACCCATGCCTCTTCCGGCGTCAGCGACCAGGGCGGGCTGAGGAGCGGCCGGGGCGGGGTCCACGTGCCGGGGCGAGCGAGCCTGAGTTCGGCCAGGCCAACGCCTGCGAGCGACTGGCGCTCGTCCATGGCGGTGAGTTCCGCGATAAGCCATTCGACGGCCAGATCTTTGCGTCGAAGGGCGGACGTGTCGCTGGTGAAGAAGCCTGCCCGGTCCATAGCGCTGGCGAGCCGGCTGCCGAGACTTTCGAGCCTGAGTCCCTCTCCGCCGGGCGTTTCCCAGGTCTCGCGCAGCACCTGGTAGATGACCCTCCGCCGGGCGGTCCGGTTGTAGGTCCGCTCGAGGTAAGCGGCGAAGAATGCGGCGTCCTGCCGGCTGTCGGAGAACGCCAGGAAGCGCGGACGTTCCTCGCCGCGAGGCAGGGCATCGAACAGCGCGGAGGCGATGACCGCCGGGGGCGCATCGGAGCCGAGACTCAACCGCCGGGGCCCGCGCTGGCTCGACGGCGCCTTGCAGTTGACGCAGCGCACGGCTCCTGATTCGGTGCGGGCAGCGACTGTCATCGGCGTCGGCCGCGGGTTCGGGCAGTTGCAATCCCCGCTGGAGCCGGCCCGCAGGCAGGAGAAACACAGGGAGAGCTGCTGTTCGTCCTTTTTTCCCCCTGGAGCACGAGCTCGACGAGTTGACCCGGCTCTTCGGGTTCGTCGACCGGGTCCTCAGCGACTTTCGGGCCGAGGAACAGCACCTCCCGGGAGGAATCCGGTAGGTTGAGCGCCGCCTGGAGGCGCCCAGAACGTTCGTCACCCGAGACAGTGCCCCGAAGGTGCCACTGCCCGCAGCGGCGGCAGGTTGCGACTTCGATGACCATGGCCGCCGGACCACAGATATCGCAGTGGCGCGCCGACTCGAGGAAGACCCGGGGGCCGCCATCGTGGTCCCGCAGGCAGACGAACATGCCATCGGGGGAGCGGACGAAGGTGTGATACTTGGCGCGGAGCAGAGGGAGCCCCTGCGGGTCGCGCAGCGATGAAAGCGCCCGGACGACGGAGGCCGTCAGTTCGAAGGGGTCGGCGTCGCCGAGCATTGCGGCTGCCTCCTCAAGAGTGAGCTGCTTCGCCCCGAGCGACGTGAGGAGGTCCTGCACCCTCGGGTCGGCGAGCAGCGCGTCGGAGTTCCCGGTCCGAACGGCCTGTTCGAGGTCGATCCGAGGACCCGGGGCAGGGAGCCGCGGCGCTTCCCGGGAGGCGACGATGACGTCCTGCCGCGCAGGGTCGTCGTCATCGCATTCGAAAGGCAGCCCGAAGAGGTCCGAGGCGAATTTGGCGATCTGTTTCCGGTCTTCCGGCCCGCCGGCGGTGGCGGAGGTCGCGATGGCCTGGGTTTTGCCCGGCCCTCTGCCGACCCGGTCAAGCAGCCTGCGCAGGAGCATGCCGATCTCGAGGCCCATCGTTCCCTCGTAGCTGTGGACCTCATCGAGGACGATAAAGCGCCACTCGTTGTCTCCGGAGACAGCGAAGAGCGGCGAGTCGTCCGGCCGGATCAGAAGGTACTCGAGCATTGCATAGTTGGTCAGCAGCAGATGAGGAGGACGCTCGCGCATCTCTTGGCGGCCGAACATCTCGTTAGGCAGAATGGTTTCGACGCCGCTGTTCTTCGCCTTTTCGATCCCTTCGGCTCTTGTCTCGGGCGTATCTCCGGTGTACCGGCCAAAGGTCACCTCCGGGAAATCCTCCAGCAACTCCCTGAGCCGCTTCAGCTGGTCGTTGGCCAGCGCGTTCATGGGATACAGCAGCAGTGCACGGACACCGCTGCGAAGGCTACCCTGTTCCTGCTCACGGAATATTTGATTGATGATCGGGAGTAGAAAGCTCTCGGTCTTGCCGCTTCCGGTCCCGGTGGCCACGACCAC
It encodes:
- the cas3g gene encoding type I-G CRISPR-associated helicase/endonuclease Cas3g, whose product is MLEPAAFPAFFREVTGREPFPWQVRLAERLCGGEVPDLVDVPTGLGKTSVIIAWAFALAASLEDRGPAARTLPLRLIYVVDRRVIVDSSYELARQLVERLDPAAPAGPVAARVAAALQGLAGADARPLEAVRMRGGVTWDARWLDRPHQPAVVVSTVDQFGSRLLFRGYGVTPSMAPINAALCGLDAWVVVDEAHIAEPLAETLDRVRRLQRASAEAALPHLRHTLMSATARTAGSANDRLTATLETETAAVSPAAQVAQRRLTVPKPTELEEVNVRGKGVERYRALGAELAQRLAGFAEAPGRYAVLCNTVQAARAAFEHLEKRRPGAAWLLTGRVREFERERLVPAILDQFRSGSPPPGAALSLVATQTVEVGADLDFDAIVTECAPLASLVQRFGRVRRMGNPHEAVSRIVYCPQTHDEDPIYGRATQTTWKFLEQASPGASLDFSYRGVLQLRRQAPPDADVDPTFTPVLLGAHVERWAQTSPLPAVDQPVAPFLHGFQRGGAPQVYVAWRAFPRDVDPQDWAGWLDLAPVSDWETVAVPLAEARAFLAGTPSESIDADIESAASEQAGAEDRSNGRVARAVLYAGPDEPPAPVQSPSTLQPNATIIVDSFEGGHDRWGWTGRRSDPAAPRPVPDVADLAPSRRRRSLRLAPSIALSHATEPEAEARILDAWARLDPEDLDGTLPAICEAFASLVPEPLAGLYRDAAEGIRQRRWDAYLPEREPETGRWRVAEAGRPVVRLVEQREVSATSADRSDDDALSTSLSAGTPVPLIDHSTRVGDLARDFAERLGLAPDLVRAVELAGRFHDIGKAEPRFQAALYDGDALAALAGTPRAKSGRDPRDPVARNAHRLAQLPPGFRHEAVSARLVRALARARPDLFDGVDLDLVHYLVVAHHGRGRPLLPPIDDANAPETTLDIEGVTVSVPGERYQVDWEHPARFEQLNDRYGWWGLALLETIVRLADMKDSELAAARGSGADAGEVPPLSASPLPPGGSHA
- the csb2 gene encoding type I-G CRISPR-associated protein Csb2 gives rise to the protein MLAIRCQLLGETFEGGAPEDPGAAEWPPSWMRLFSALVAVADHTDPPEVELLEKLEQLQPPAIVADPPALADAPEMAFERQAWVPINKTAKKVEEAKSTSLPGRLANGARGWARFVPRSPDILYSWEDDPLTDAERALLASLCRRVPYLGRSTSPVIVEVVDAGVLEEGVLVPASSREEDPESTDLPTYPVRVPFSGALAALRDAHERKNAGKPGDPWAVGAYVDYRPRVRRSHPPTIRGPFRELVIFALGGPQRDGRHAVEFTDLLRKAVMANLPRPLPAVHGHGPSESPRCAFLALPFVGHPHADGHIIGLAVAVPELEPADLRDLWWALGATAERGLSSPVLGQFTLQRLAPVEQRRAPLALQAWRWTRPSDTWVTAYPAVLDRFVKDRTEIPALIRQTILNSGLPEPVEITSALRPFSGTLPGALDLHPRETTRPGHREGFRPYRHLYLRFAAPVRGPVVIGSMRHYGLGLCVPVTSPATSAAREAEPRDA
- the cas7g gene encoding type I-G CRISPR-associated RAMP protein Csb1/Cas7g: MAVHMADLDALYERLAAAVTLQSDDAAIRIRAEYEPQAGPGAKVFPPTYMESNGTRYHFERRWSPEGTPVEVVVLDSYQSQANRCEAALDRVADRLRLPRILWRFELDGNVLELSNLSVPHRSRDAYIIHGIVGGKKFGETEVGKALNDATDSSLDAYLAFSPTDLIYGFWDSWQGKRTQLRIARSYTSEMIGWQPERGRRAAIKIDPLVLPAEYEVNRSDWQGIGESKKSKSQVTTLSNLGYGTNPKAGTPQDEFGGVAVRSISRLGVLSLTGLARLRFRDEAVNRAGRTALAALALAGDRLAFGGAGIHLRSGSDLVLRNESLEWVQRGARTEPLELSRDDAVQLVDLARERLAAAGVAWQAEPVVVSPSGPLAEVIRNVLTARGLDDAEG